In one window of Microtus pennsylvanicus isolate mMicPen1 chromosome 2, mMicPen1.hap1, whole genome shotgun sequence DNA:
- the LOC142844435 gene encoding EKC/KEOPS complex subunit Tp53rkb-like, whose translation MSCGAEATISEASERKPRCGGRTGGGGIAVLGEGGQSRLVLSGLELLQQGAEARVFRGRFQGRTAVVKHRSPKSYRHPALEARLGRRRTVQEARALLRCRRAGIAAPVVFFMDYASNCLYMEEIKDSVTVRDYIRSTMETEKDPQCLLGLARRIGQVLARMHDEDLIHGDLTTSNMLLRRPLEQLHIVLLDFGLSFVSGLPEDKGVDLYVLEKAFLSTHPHTETVFEAFLKSYGTSSKKSGPKKKKLDEVRLRERKRSMVR comes from the exons atgtcgTGTGGCGCGGAAGCGACGATTTCTGAAGCGAGTGAGCGCAAGCCGCGCTGCGGGGGACGAACCGGAGGCGGAGGTATAGCCGTCCTCGGAGAGGGAGGGCAGAGCCGGCTGGTCCTTAGCGGCTTGGAGCTGCTGCAGCAGGGCGCCGAGGCGCGCGTCTTCCGCGGCCGCTTCCAGGGCCGCACGGCCGTGGTGAAGCATCGCTCCCCCAAGAGCTACCGGCACCCGGCGCTGGAGGCGCGGCTCGGCCGGCGGAGGACGGTGCAGGAGGCGCGGGCGCTGCTCCGCTGTCGCCGCGCGG GTATAGCTGCCCCGGTTGTCTTCTTCATGGACTATGCTTCTAACTGCTTATATATGGAAGAAATCAAAGACTCGGTGACTGTTCGAGATTATATCCGATCTACTATGGAGACCgaaaaagacccccagtgcctcCTGGGCTTGGCCAGGAGAATCGGGCAGGTTCTGGCTAGAATGCATGACGAAGACCTCATTCACGGGGACCTCACCACCTCCAACATGCTCCTGAGGCGGCCCCTGGAGCAGCTGCACATCGTGCTCCTCGACTTCGGGCTGAGTTTTGTTTCGGGACTGCCGGAGGATAAAGGCGTCGACCTTTATGTCCTGGAGAAGGCCTTCCTCAGCACCCACCCCCACACCGAGACGGTGTTTGAAGCCTTTCTCAAGAGCTATGGTACTTCATCCAAAAAGTCTGGTCCA aagaagaagaagttagaTGAAGTGCgcctgagagagagaaagcggtCCATGGTCAGGTAG